The genomic DNA TGATATGAATTAACTGTCATATAGCTGATATGAAGTAACTGTCAAATAGCTGATATAAATAAACTGTCATACTGCTGATATGATACCATATTATGAATAAATGTTTAGAAGAAAAAGTTCAAATGTatcaaacaaatgttttacatttaataagATCAGTAGACTTAGAGGATTCAGTTTTTCAGGGCGTCAGTTTAAACCCCATATGGATCGCCGTTGCTATGCATCAATTTAATTTGCATCCGAATATTTACTTCGTACAAACAGAGCACGTTAGTTCTCGTCCATGTACATAAGGTGGACAGCGCAAGGATCCACAACGCCCCtctgtaaaataaaacaattttccatTTTCATTCGAACCTCCTCCAATGAGCGCCTCAGGCTCTTGGTCAACACAGACAAAGTCAGTAGCATGATGTGTGTCGTGTCCAGCCATAAGATAGCCTTTGTATTCCATGGTCCAGCCACCGTAGCAAACATTACGTCCAGGAATCATGAGGACACTAGCTCTCTTTGTTCTGCAGACGCTACATGGAACGTCTCGTTCCTTAAGGGACTTTCCAAAGAATGTATATTCATTTCTATACAGGAATTCATATTCAGCTCCCCAGATGGTGCCCGAGTCCTGTGCAGTGTCATCATACACACCCCATGTTGGATCTTCAGGCAAACATAAGTAACTAGATGCCGCTCCTTTGTTATGATTGGAGCCGGCGGCAAAACCTTTGTAAACCTGTTCAGTTCCGTTCCACGGACATGATATTCTTCCCCAACGGACATATGTCGAACCTGAACCATCAAATGACGACAATGTTTCAATTCGTTGGAGCTTGCTTGTCATTTTGCCAAAAGCATTTTGCATTTCCTTTCCTGTCTCTGGAAAATAAAGTCATTTTCTAATTATTGATTGACAGACTTAGCTTGCTTAGAAACCCCATCAAGCTGATAAAATAAATGTAGCCCCGAAATAGTAAGTCATATGTCCTATGATTGATCATCTTTGGAAACAAATAGGAGTGgtacaaaacatttctttttcaaactgtcatttgttttcaaaatgcgTAACATCATCAGTAGATTAATGTACTTGTGATGTAAAACGGCAATCAgatacttaaaaagaaaaacaataaaaaagtcaGATACAAATACTGATTACTAGCTAGGTTCCgtttaaagtaataaaaatgacaagacttctacaaaaatgtaacaaaaataacttataaagaaaaaataaatgaaactgacaTATACACACATTGTAACAACCCGTATTATTTGTCAACCGCTTGTTTGTAATTTACATTTACGAAGCAAGAAGTAAGTGgaatatttttagatataaataaTCTTACCAGTTTGTTTGGCCAGAAACTCTTTTAGTTCACCGATAGCTTGTTTAATTGTGTTCTGTTCTATTTCCAACATCAACAtcttctgtaacattttgtgatCGTAATCAAATCTGGAAGTACATACTGGCTCCTGAGCAGTGCCAATACTTGCTGCCACATCAGAGAAAACAACGCAAAAAATCAACCAAACAGCCTGAAATCCAACTTTCGCCATGTCCAGCTATAGTAATATAGTATCTATTCCTTCCGAGTTATCTAGTATATAACGGAAGAttgatgtttttttctgaatgaaaGAAACCTTTGTATGCTGTTACTGTATAATCAATTAAAGTACCGGTATCCTGTTATTCATCTTTGAGATAAAATGTTAAGCATTCTACGCATAAAATATAACTTGATAATGAAATTGTGCAAACTAGCATTTATAATTTATCTTTCGACGCAAAAATCTCTAAAATGAAAAAGTATGGCCAAAttaatatatttctgtttataagAAACAAGTTAATAACGACATGACGCTGCTATCAAACGCTATCAGAAATTTAGgaaaagcataaaatgcaaccaattAGAATCATTCTATCTATTTCGGTCTAATTACCGTACCATGTGTTATTGACCATTTCTTATTGATCCGGGTCCTCATTGGTCGAGTGGTTTTAAAGCCGCTGACATTGAATCGCTTACCCCTCaatgatgtgggttcgagtctcatttagggtgttgaattcttcaagtgaaaAAGCCATCCCTTACAAAAGGTaaatggttctaccaaggtgctcgCCTGTGATGAAGTGCTACACGAGGTCCTACTCCAACATCGAAGCTGGAATTTCGctacatgacctataattgtgtacgACGTTAAAACCAAAATCAACCAAAACAAAACCAAACTCTTGCTGATTCTTGGGAGATGTGTAATACCTCAGTTCTGATTCATTTTAGAGAAGTATTTAGGCTGTTGGTCAAGATAAGCGCAACTCtcacatgtatttatatttcagaCATACCGGTATgctcatgtttttaaaatatatgtgtaGTAACTTATTTGTTGATTTGCATGTTACTTGCTTTGCTATCTAGTATCGTTAATGCgccgattttaataaaaaaaaatattgttattatatgtCATTTTGCTGATACATGTATGAGCCAACTGTGAAATAGCTGATATGAAGAAACTTTCAAATAGCTTGTAAAAAAATAACTGTCATTCAGCTTAAATGAAGTTACTTTCAAATAGCTGATATGAATTAATTGTCATGAAACTGATATGAAGTAACTTGATAAACATAAAATTGATCttttagaaacaaagaaaaaaaagctaGCATTTATAATTTATCTTTCGACGCAAAAAGCTCTAAAATGAAAAAGCATGGCCAAAttaacatatttctgtttataagAAACAAGGTAATAACGACATGACGCTGTTATCAAACAATATCAGAAATTTAGgaaaagcataaaatgcaaccaattAGAATCAttctatttatacaaaaaaaaactgttatcaaCTTTTAGATGACGTTATATGGCATGCGGAATGCACATTAATTCCTTAAACTATAGGTTTAACTGTTAAACCCAGGGTTTAACACATCTTAAACTCATAGTCTCAAGTGCCGTATGCACAATAAATGTTTAAACCGGGGTTTAAAGTCTTAAACCACGGTTTAAAGTCTCTTATCTAATAATTAAACAGACAGccaatcagacgagctaaaaccACGGTTTAAAGCGTCAATTCACCtgttaaaacattgtaattatatattcCACTTTAAATCCCGGTTTAGTACTTTAAACTAGGGTTTAATGTGCAAAATTCACATTAATTCTCTTAAACTACGGGTTTAACTGTTAAACCCATAGTTTCAAGTGTCGTTTGCACAATGAATGTTTAAACCGTGGTTTTAAGTCTTAAACCCCGGTTTAAAGTCTCTTAAACCCATAGTTTAACAACCAACCAATCAGAAGAGCTTAAACCATAGTTTAAGTGTCACGTGACATTTCCCAATACGACCCGCGAAGTTTGTGTTTACACATTAAAGCAATACTGTATCTATATAGTAATATGGCGGACAGCGATGTTACCGATTTTTTTCGCTCTGTTGAAACTATTTTCAATGACATAGGACGAAAATTGCAAACTGGATTTGCAGACGAAGGAGATTATCGAGAAAGTGTTACATTGTTGGAGCAGATAAGGTAATTTGTGATaggataatattatattaaaaaaggtgtgtgtgtggtgtgggtggggaaatgttttttgtttttttttaattagcatACTGTCTATTTTAACTAGCTATTAGACTGTGTTTAACATGTGACTGCCATTATTTTGATTGAAACAGATATTACAGTTGTGAATGATTTATGGAAAATATCCTAATAATTGAATCAGAACAGGACATGTTCAATGACTCTAAGACGACAGCTCTCCCTAGTTACATTGCCTGCTGCCCTTTTAATCTCTTTtaacaattcaaatattttattttatcactttattcttTATCTGTTTACTAATATTCTTTCAACTTTGACGCGCAAAATGTATACGTCCCCATGAGAGGTTCAACATTAACAAAAGATAGATAGATGACAACATCAGCTGGGACGAGCCAGTCTGTCCATAGCCCAGACAGCAAGGGCTCCCCTGTGTTTACAACCACTGCCATATCAATGATGACCATGTTTTGACCAATGCCGGCAAATGTACATGAATggccatgtaaaagaaaattgtgACCATGATATATCCATACTGCGACCATGTTCAAACCATGTCCATGTCAGTGACAGTGGAAGTGACATGGTCtgataaatgtcaaaatattgtcaAAGTAAAAAATACATCCATATCATTGGCAAATCACGGCACTATTTTGGCAATGgtagaataattatattttaaagtttcataaataaacttTGATTTGTATTGAACCAGTTTTGACCATGGTCTGATTAAGTTAAAACATATTCATTGGAAAAAATACGTTCGTATCATCGTCAATTAATGTTTGTTTAGATGACACTTGACATTGCAAAACTTCAGTCATATCAAAACCATTTCATGAGGTTTACAGTTTCTAAATGATCATAAACTGGACCTGTTTTGGCTGTGCTGAAATCAAGGTCAGAACATCATATTTCAATCCGTCCTTAGTAACATCTATTTGTTTAAATGCTGTCTTTATTCTACATACATGTCTATAATACATATTAAAAGCATTTACGCATTCATACCTATTGTTCACTAAAAAGGTCTTTGACAAACAATACAGTCTACTAAGATTACAGATGTCGcagtctgttttgtttttattaatcaAATTCTGTTACAAAAGATCTCGaggatatatataaaaataatttgcttttaatgttttcaaagttCGGTTTCctttattttataacaataatacaATGTACGTACCATTAAcgtttaaatttatcattaactATTATAGCAGTTATTGCTAACA from Mercenaria mercenaria strain notata chromosome 11, MADL_Memer_1, whole genome shotgun sequence includes the following:
- the LOC123532375 gene encoding uncharacterized protein LOC123532375 — translated: MAKVGFQAVWLIFCVVFSDVAASIGTAQEPVCTSRFDYDHKMLQKMLMLEIEQNTIKQAIGELKEFLAKQTETGKEMQNAFGKMTSKLQRIETLSSFDGSGSTYVRWGRISCPWNGTEQVYKGFAAGSNHNKGAASSYLCLPEDPTWGVYDDTAQDSGTIWGAEYEFLYRNEYTFFGKSLKERDVPCSVCRTKRASVLMIPGRNVCYGGWTMEYKGYLMAGHDTHHATDFVCVDQEPEALIGGGSNENGKLFYFTEGRCGSLRCPPYVHGRELTCSVCTK